In the genome of Salana multivorans, the window GGCGGAGGAAGGGGAGTCACCATGGACTACAAGGTCTGGAAGAGCGACACCGAGTGGCGGGAGCTGCTCGGTGCCGACGAGTACGCCGTGCTGCGCGAGGCCGCGACGGAGCGTCCGTGGACGGGCGAGCTGCTGGACGAGGCCCGCGAGGGCATCTACTCCTGCCGCGCTTGCGGGGCAGAGCTGTTCCGCGCCGAGACCAAGTTCGAGTCGCACTGCGGCTGGCCGAGCTTCTACGCGCCGAAGGAGTCCGACGCCGTCGAGCTCGTCGAGGACCGCAGCCTCGGCATGGTGCGCACCGAGGTGCGCTGCGCGACCTGCGGCTCCCACCTCGGGCACGTGTTCGACGACGCTCCGCAGACGCCGACCGGCGACCGGTTCTGCATGAACTCCGTGTCGCTCGCGTTCGCCCCCGCCGAGTCCGCCGGCGACTGAGCGGCCGGCGACCGAGCCGTCGGCGCGACCCGCCCGCCGAGGCCGCGTGACGGGACTCACGTGCGGCCCGCCCTGGGCGGGAGCCGCCGTCTGTGGGAGAATGATCGAGTCGGCGCCCTCCCTGGGCGCCGTCGCCGCGAGATCCTCAGCGTGACCTGGCGCGCCCGTTCGGGCGGCCGCCGGGCTCGTCCCCGGCCGGCGCCGGGGCCAGCGCAGGCGTCCCCGCGGCACCCACCGCGAGAGCGCCGCACGTTCGGCGCGCGCCCACACGATCGGATCCATGTGACCACCTCCACCTCCGCGCGTCAGCCTGCCCGCACCTCGGGCCCCGCGACGCCGACCCCCTCCTTCGACTCCCTCGGCGTCCCCGCCCGGCTCGTGGCCGACCTGGCCGCCCGCGGGATCACCGAGCCGTTCCCCATCCAGGCCGCCACGCTGCCCGACGCCCTCGCGGGCCGGGACGTGCTCGGCCGCGGCCGGACCGGCTCGGGCAAGACGCTCGCGTTCAGCCTGCCGCTCGTCACCCGGCTGTCGGGCGCCAAGCGCGCCGCCGCCGGCCGTCCGCGCGGTCTCGTGCTGGCGCCGACCCGCGAGCTCGCCACCCAGATCGCGCAGACCCTCACGCCGCTCGCCCGCGTGGCCGGCCTCCAGGTCACGACGATCTTCGGCGGCGTCGGCCAGAACCCGCAGGTCTCGGCGCTGCGCTCCGGCATCGACATCGTCGTCGCCTGCCCCGGCCGGCTCGAGGACCTCAAGGGCCAGGGCCACGTCAGCCTCGACGCCGTCGAGATCACCGTGCTCGACGAGGCCGACCACATGGCCGACCTCGGCTTCCTGCCCGGCGTGACGCGCATCCTCGCGGCGACGCCGGCCGGCGGCCAGCGGATGCTGTTCTCGGCGACGCTCGACGCGGGCGTCGACAAGCTCGTCAAGCGCTTCCTGTCCACGCCCGTGACGCACTCGGTCGACCCGGCCAGCTCGCCGGTCGCCACGCTGACGCACCACCTGTTCGAGGTGCCCGACGTGACGGCGAAGCGCGAGCTGGTCGAGCTGCTCGCCTCCGGGACCGGTCGCCGGCTCCTGTTCATGCGGACCAAGCACCAGGCCCGCCAGATGGCGCGGCGCCTCACGGCGGCCGGCATCCCCGCGGCCGACCTGCACGGCAACCTCTCCCAGGGGGCGCGCGAGCGCAACCTTGCGGCGTTCTCCTCGGGTGAGGTGCGCGTCATGGTCGCGACCGACATCGCGGCGCGCGGCATCCACGTCGACGACGTCGACCTGGTCGTGCACGTCGACCCGCCGGCCGAGCACAAGGCCTACTTGCACCGCTCGGGCCGCACGGCCCGCGCCGGGGCCGGCGGCGACGTCGTCACCATCCTGCTCCCGGAGCAGCGCGGCGACGTCGCGTCGCTCACCCGCGCCGCCAAGATCGACGCGAAGGTCCGCCCGGCCGACGCGGCTGCGGTCGCCCGACTCGTCGGTGAGGTCGCGCCGCGCGTGGCCCCGCAGGACGCCCCGTCGGGCGCCGCGCAGAAGCCGTCCGGCAACGGCGGCGGCAAGGCGGGCGGCGGCAAGGCGGGCGGCCGGTCGGGCGCCAGGGGCGCGGCGAAGGCCGGTACCGCCCAGGCCGGTTCGCCGAAGTCGGGCGCGCGGTCCGGTGCGTCTGCTGGCGCCCGTGACGGTCGGCCCGGGACGAGGGCCGACCAGGCCGATCGACCGGCCGCCGGCGGTGGCCGTCGCCGGCGCGGTCAGCGCTCCGCAGCCGACGGCCTGCGCGGGGAGTCCCGCGGGCAGGGCGTGCGCGGTGGCGGTGCCCCAGCGCAGAGCCCCGCGACGAGCGGGCGCGGCTCCTCGAGCACCGGGCGCACGGCGTCCGGCGCGGGGCGCGCCGCGTCGACCACGGGCCGCACGCCGGGCCGGTCGCAGCGACGCGCGTCCTCGCGCGGCGGTGCCGTCTACTCGACGTCGACCACCGGCGGCAGCGGCTTCGTCCAGATGTCCAGCCGCTGAGCGGTTCCAGGACCTCCAACGTCGTTCCCCGCGAGGCGGACCCGACGGTGTCGAGCGGGATCTCTCGGAGGTCTGACTCGCGCCCGTCGGGTCCGCCTCGGCGTCGGGGCGCGACGGACCGGTAGGTTCGTTCGGTGACCGGGGTCCTGGAGGGGTTCGCGCTGATCGGCGCGATCATCCTCGTCGGCTACGTCCTCGGCCGCACCGGCATCCTCGGCGAACGCGCCGACGCGGTCCTGTCGCGGCTCGCGTTCTTCGTCGGCGCGCCGGCGCTGCTGTTCGTCACGCTGAGCCAGGCGCGCGTCACCACGCTCGTCGACGCCCGCTCGCTGCTGTCCTACGCGCTCGCCAGCGCGATGATCCTCACCTACGTCCTGATCGCGCGGTTCGTCATGCGGCGTCCGGCGGCGGAGACGGTGATCGGCGGGCTCTGCGCCGGCTACGTCAACGCCGGCAACCTCGGCATCCCGATCGCGGTCTACGCGCTCGGCGGCGCCCAGGAGGCCGCGCCGAGCATGGTGTTCCAGCTCGTCGTCCTCGCCCCGGCGTCGTTCGTGATCCTCGACCTGCTGGAGCGCCGCAGCTCCGGCATCCGGGTGCGCGACGCCGTCGCGCCCCTGCTCAACCCGCTCGTGCTCGCGTCGGCCGCCGGAGTCGTCTGCGCGGCGACGCAGTGGCGGCCGCCGGAGGTCGTCCTCGCCCCGCTCGAGACGCTGGCCGGTCTGGCCGTCCCGGCCATGCTGCTCGCGTTCGGGATCTCGCTGCGCGGTGCGCCCGTGCCCGGGCGGTCGGCGGTCCGGCCGCAGCTCACGCTCATCGTCGTGCTCAAGTCCTTCGTCCAGCCGCTGCTCGCCTGGGTGGTCGGCACCGCGATCGGCCTCGACGCGCACGCGCTCCTCGCCGTCGTCGTCATCGCGGCGCTGCCGACGGCGCAGAACGTCTTCACCTACGCGATGCGGTACGACCGCGGCGTCATGGTGACCCGCGAGTCGGTGCTCGTCACGACGATCCTCGCGGTCCCCGTCGTGCTCGTCGCCGCGGCGGTGCTGTCATGAGCCGGGTGCGCGGCGGGGATCGCGACGGCGCAGGCGCGCGCCTGGCTGCGGCCGTGCCCGCACCGGCGCTGTTCCTCGGGGCCGGCGTCTCGATGTACTACGGGGCCGCGCTCGCGGTGGGGCTGTTCGCCGTCGCCGGCGCGGTGAGCGTCGGCTGGGCGCGGCTCGTCGTCGCCGCGGCGGTCCTGCTCCTGCTGGCCCGCCCGTGGTCGCTCCCGTGGACACGCCGCGGGCTCGTCGCGGCCGCGGCGTTCGGCGTGCTCCTCGGGGCGATGAACCTGCTGTTCTACGTCGCCATCGACCACCTGCCGCTCGGGGCCGCCGTCGCGGTCGAGTTCATCGGGCCCGTGACCGTCGCCGTCGTGACGGCCGGGGCGGGGACGGCGCCGTGGCGGCGCATCGTCCCGCCCCTCCTCGCGGCGGGCGGCGTCGCGGCGATCAGCTTCGGCGAGATCGACTGGTCGGCGCTCGAGGCCGGCAGCGGCGTCGGCGTGCTGTTCGCGCTCGCGGCCGGGGCCGCGTGGGCCGGGTACATGGTGCTGGGCCGGCGGATCGCGGCGCGCGCCTCGGCGCAGCACGCCGGCTCCGGTGACGGTGCCGACGGTGACGGTGCCGACGGTGACGGTGCTGACGGTGGTGGGGTCGGTGCCGTGGCTGCCGCGGGGGCGGTGGTGGAGGTAGCGGCCGCGGAGGCGGCCGGACGCTCGCGCCCGACGCCGGGGCCGCTGCGGACCGGCATGGCCTCGCTCGCGCTCGGCATGACCACCGCGGCGATCCTCTACGCCGTCGTGGGTGCGCCGGGGGCCGGACCGCTGATCGGCTCCTGGTCGGCGCTCGGTCTGGTCGTCGGCGTGGCGGTGCTCTCCTCCGTCGTGCCGTACGCACTCGACCAGGTGTCGATGCAGCGGCTCTCGACGTCGCAGTTCGCGCTGCTGAACGCGCTGCTGCCGGCGACGGCGACCCTCGTCGGGTTCGTCTCGCTGCGCCAGGTGCCGGCGGCGGCGGAGCTCGTCGGCGTCGCGGCGATCTCGGCGGCGGTCGCGCTCGCGACCCGGCGCTAGCCGGAACGGGACGACGCCGGGCGGATGGATCGAGTCCATCCGCCCGGCGTCGTGTCGCGCCTGCGGGCTGACGCCCGCGGTGTCAGCGCTTCCTGCCCGAGATGGCCCCGTAGATCAGGAGGACCAGGAGGGAGCCACCGATCGCCAGGATCCAGCTCCAGAGGTCGAAGAACCCCTTGAGCCCCTCCCCGGAGATGGCGCTCCCGATCCACCCGCCGAGCACGGCGCCGATGACGCCGACGACCAGCGTGGCCAAGAACCCGCCGGGCGCGCGGTCCTTGAGGATGGCCCCGGCGATGGCGCCGGCGATCAGGCCAAGGATGAGCAAGGAGATGAAGCCCATGGTCGTGCCCTTCGTTCTTTTGCCCCTGCGTCTCCACCCTCTGTCGAAGGCGGCGGCGCGTCAAGTACCGGGGACGAGTGCCGTGTCGTACTGGTGGTGCCGCTCCAGCCAGCGCACGACGTACGAGCACGTCGCTGTGAACCGGCCGCCCCGCCCGACCACGTCGCCGATCGCCCGGTCCACGAGGATCCCCGCCAGCCCGCGGCCCTGGAACGCCGGGTCGACGACCGTGTGGTCGAACACGTGGACGCCGTCAACCAGCGTGGT includes:
- the msrB gene encoding peptide-methionine (R)-S-oxide reductase MsrB; its protein translation is MDYKVWKSDTEWRELLGADEYAVLREAATERPWTGELLDEAREGIYSCRACGAELFRAETKFESHCGWPSFYAPKESDAVELVEDRSLGMVRTEVRCATCGSHLGHVFDDAPQTPTGDRFCMNSVSLAFAPAESAGD
- a CDS encoding GNAT family N-acetyltransferase, which gives rise to MTGEQREPREQHDPGGPTDPQGEAEPTIGVAFDATRGRYEITVDGMLAGFASTTLVDGVHVFDHTVVDPAFQGRGLAGILVDRAIGDVVGRGGRFTATCSYVVRWLERHHQYDTALVPGT
- a CDS encoding EamA family transporter — translated: MSRVRGGDRDGAGARLAAAVPAPALFLGAGVSMYYGAALAVGLFAVAGAVSVGWARLVVAAAVLLLLARPWSLPWTRRGLVAAAAFGVLLGAMNLLFYVAIDHLPLGAAVAVEFIGPVTVAVVTAGAGTAPWRRIVPPLLAAGGVAAISFGEIDWSALEAGSGVGVLFALAAGAAWAGYMVLGRRIAARASAQHAGSGDGADGDGADGDGADGGGVGAVAAAGAVVEVAAAEAAGRSRPTPGPLRTGMASLALGMTTAAILYAVVGAPGAGPLIGSWSALGLVVGVAVLSSVVPYALDQVSMQRLSTSQFALLNALLPATATLVGFVSLRQVPAAAELVGVAAISAAVALATRR
- a CDS encoding DEAD/DEAH box helicase, translated to MTTSTSARQPARTSGPATPTPSFDSLGVPARLVADLAARGITEPFPIQAATLPDALAGRDVLGRGRTGSGKTLAFSLPLVTRLSGAKRAAAGRPRGLVLAPTRELATQIAQTLTPLARVAGLQVTTIFGGVGQNPQVSALRSGIDIVVACPGRLEDLKGQGHVSLDAVEITVLDEADHMADLGFLPGVTRILAATPAGGQRMLFSATLDAGVDKLVKRFLSTPVTHSVDPASSPVATLTHHLFEVPDVTAKRELVELLASGTGRRLLFMRTKHQARQMARRLTAAGIPAADLHGNLSQGARERNLAAFSSGEVRVMVATDIAARGIHVDDVDLVVHVDPPAEHKAYLHRSGRTARAGAGGDVVTILLPEQRGDVASLTRAAKIDAKVRPADAAAVARLVGEVAPRVAPQDAPSGAAQKPSGNGGGKAGGGKAGGRSGARGAAKAGTAQAGSPKSGARSGASAGARDGRPGTRADQADRPAAGGGRRRRGQRSAADGLRGESRGQGVRGGGAPAQSPATSGRGSSSTGRTASGAGRAASTTGRTPGRSQRRASSRGGAVYSTSTTGGSGFVQMSSR
- a CDS encoding GlsB/YeaQ/YmgE family stress response membrane protein, with translation MGFISLLILGLIAGAIAGAILKDRAPGGFLATLVVGVIGAVLGGWIGSAISGEGLKGFFDLWSWILAIGGSLLVLLIYGAISGRKR
- a CDS encoding AEC family transporter; the encoded protein is MTGVLEGFALIGAIILVGYVLGRTGILGERADAVLSRLAFFVGAPALLFVTLSQARVTTLVDARSLLSYALASAMILTYVLIARFVMRRPAAETVIGGLCAGYVNAGNLGIPIAVYALGGAQEAAPSMVFQLVVLAPASFVILDLLERRSSGIRVRDAVAPLLNPLVLASAAGVVCAATQWRPPEVVLAPLETLAGLAVPAMLLAFGISLRGAPVPGRSAVRPQLTLIVVLKSFVQPLLAWVVGTAIGLDAHALLAVVVIAALPTAQNVFTYAMRYDRGVMVTRESVLVTTILAVPVVLVAAAVLS